A DNA window from Heterodontus francisci isolate sHetFra1 chromosome 49, sHetFra1.hap1, whole genome shotgun sequence contains the following coding sequences:
- the LOC137358341 gene encoding probable G-protein coupled receptor 139, with product MTIVILYRGKCGLSKCVTRYLVTMAVMDLLVVFLDLILRHIPIVYREHFRFMNYIRVCNIHAVLLYAITDCSVWATVTFTFDRFVAISCQKLKRKYCTERIAAVVLGTVIVLCCLSNIFWYFVFKNYYPFINFPWFCFMPIVVMRSFFWLIVISIHHLLNPALPFILILLLNVFTVRNILVSSRARRRLRGKSIGDRPKDPEMESRRKSIILLFVISWNFILLWAVFALHSIWYQMFVFGYDEIWPPDTLNQLGSMLQQLSCCTNTFIDAVMQTKIREQMKDVVKYPFKLIVKVIKM from the coding sequence atgacgattgtgatcctgtatcgaggaaagtgtggtctttccaaatgtgtcactcgctacctggtgaccatggcagtgaTGGATTTACTGGTTGTTTTCCTCGACCTGATATTAAGGCACATtccaattgtttatcgggaacatttTCGTTTCATGAATTACATccgtgtgtgtaatatccacgccgtcttgCTTTATGCCATTACTGACTGTTCTGTCTGggccactgtcactttcacctttgatcgttttGTAGCCATTTCTTGCCAGaaactgaagagaaaatattgtactgagagaatagcggctgtggttctgggaacagtgattgtACTGTGTTGTTTAagcaacattttctggtattttgtgTTCAAAAATTACTATCCATTTAtcaatttcccctggttttgttttATGCCAATTGTTGTTATGAGATCTTTCTTCTGGTTAATAGTGATATCCATTCATCATCTTCTAAACCCCGCTCTCCCATTTAttttgattctgctgctcaatgtttTCACTGTCAGGAACATTTTAGTGAGTAGcagagctcgcaggagactccgggggaAAAGCATTGGGGACCGtcccaaagacccagagatggagagtcgaaggaaatccattattttattgtttgTTATCTCGTGgaatttcatattgttatgggcaGTGTTTGCATTGCATTCAATATGGTACCAAATGTTTGTTTTTGGCTATGATGAAATATGGCCACCTGATACATTAAACCAACTAGGGTCCATGCTACAAcagctgagttgctgcacaaatacttttATTGATGCCGTGATGCAAACTAAGATCAGGGAGCAGATGAAGGATGTGGTCAAGTATCCCTTTAAACTAATTGTTAAAGTCATTAAAATGTGA
- the LOC137358342 gene encoding probable G-protein coupled receptor 139, with amino-acid sequence MQHDIDWLVKWVEQWQIEYNPEKCEVMQCGRTTMSREYAMGSRTLGSTEGQWDLGILVLRSMKAAAQVDKVIRKAYASSPVITGFSGYRERERIGQDLRRIYWIIATMGQDLGTMDWNATTMDPNLGAEVWKVTTVDQNLRMEDWNAAAMSRSITNWFYFLSAHYHWLTLEFRIKYALVIIQHIYYPILAVIGVPVNLMTIVILSRGKCGLSKCVTRYLVAMAVVDLLVIILDLILRHIPIVYPKQFQFLLAVRMCNIHAVLLHAATDCSVWFTVTFTFDRFVAICCQKLKRKYCTKKTAAVVLGSVNVLSCLKNIFWYFMLTGWYSKANRPWFCYANMYVYFSHVWAAIEFLHHILTPCVPFVVILLLNAFTIRHIFVSSRGRRRLRAHSRRECRRDPELENRRKSIILLLVISANFILLWAVLMVNTMWQRIQDLEPVAPSVPVYLIQLGFMLQLLSCCTNTAIYALTQTQFREQLKNVLTYPFTQNVLLIK; translated from the exons atgcaacacgatatagattggctggtaaaatgggtggagcagtggcaaatagaatataatcctgagaagtgtgaggtgatgcagtgtgGGAGGACTACCATGTCAAGAGAATATGCAATgggtagtaggaccctaggaagtacagagggtcagtgggaccttggtatTCTTGTCcttagatcaatgaaggcagcagcacaggtagataaggtgattaggaaagcatatg CATCATCCCCGGTGATAACAGGGTTCAgtggctacagagagagggagaggataggtcAGGATCTGAGAAGAATATATTGGATTATTGCGACAATGGGCCAGGATCTGGGAACAATGGACTGGAATGCGACAACAATGGACCCGAATCTGGGAGCAGAAGTCTGGAAAGTTACAAcagttgatcagaatctgagaatggaAGATTGGAATGCGGCAGCAATGAGCAGAAGTATAACCAATTGGTTTTATTTTCTTTCTGCACATTATCATTGGCTAACATTAGAATTCCGGATCAAATATGCACTtgtgattattcaacacatttactatcccatccttgctgtgattggtgtccctg ttaacttgatgacgattgtgatcctgtctcggggaaagtgcgggctctccaaatgtgtcactcgctacttagtggccatggcagtggtggatctacttgtcattatcctcgaccttatattgaggcacattcccattgtttatccaaAACAGTTTCAATTCTTGTTGGCCGTACgcatgtgtaatatccacgctgtcctgcttcatgcagctacagactgttctgtttggtttacggtcaccttcacctttgatcgatttgtggccatttgctgccagaagctgaaaagaaaatattgcaccaagaaaacggcagctgtggttctgggaagtGTGAATGTGCTGAGCtgcttaaagaacattttctggtattttatgttgacAGGTTGGTACTCGAAGGCGAACAGACCCTGGTTTTGTTATGCAAATATGTATGTTTATTTCTCTCAtgtctgggcagcaatcgagttcctccatcacattctaaccccttgtgtcccatttgtggtgattctgctgctcaatgcattCACCATCCGACACATTTTTGTGAGCAGCAGAggtcgcaggagactccgagcccaCAGCAGAAGGGagtgtcgcagagacccagagctggagaatcgaaggaaatccataattttgctgctcgttatctcggccaatttcatactCTTATGGGCTGTGTTAATGGTGAATACGATGTGGCAAAGAATACAGGATTTGGAGCCGGTGGCTCCATCAGTACCCGTTTATCTGATACAGTTGggtttcatgctgcagctcctgagttgctgcacaaacacagcgATTTATGcactgacccagactcagttcagagagcagttgaagaatgtgctgacatATCCCTTTACTCAAAATGTtctattaattaaataa